In one window of Onychomys torridus chromosome 5, mOncTor1.1, whole genome shotgun sequence DNA:
- the Taf5l gene encoding TAF5-like RNA polymerase II p300/CBP-associated factor-associated factor 65 kDa subunit 5L isoform X2: MKRVRTEQVQVAVACYLRRRQYVDSEGPLKQGLRLSQTPEEMAANLTVQSESGCANAVSAAPCQAEPQQYEVQFGRLRSFLTDSDSQHSHEVMPLLYPLFVYLHLNLVQSGPKSTVESFYSRFHGMFLQNASQKDIIEQLQTTQTIQDILSNFQLRAFLDNKYVVRLQEDSYNYLIRYLQSDNNTALCKVLAVHIHLDVQPAKRTDYQLYASGGSSRSESSGLEPPDVPNPILQNEAALEVLQESIKRVKDGPPSLTTICFYAFYNTEQLLNTAEISSDSKLLAAGFDNSCIKLWSLRSKKLKSEPHQVDTSRIRLACDTLEEEENEEDNTGTEMKILRGHCGPVYSTRFLADSSGLLSCSEDMSIRYWDLGSFTNTVLYQGHAYPVWDVDISPYSLYFASGSHDRTARLWSFDRTYPLRIYAGHLADVDCVKFHPNSNYLATGSTDKTVRLWSAQQGNSVRLFTGHRGPVLSLAFSPNGKYLASAGEDQRLKLWDLASGTLFKELRGHTDSITSLAFSPDSGLVASASMDNSVRVWDIRSTCCNTPADGSSGELVGVYTGQMSNVLSVQFMACNLLLVTGITQENQEH, translated from the exons ATGAAACGAGTGCGCACGGAGCAGGTTCAGGTGGCAGTGGCCTGCTACCTCAGACGTCGGCAGTACGTGGACTCAGAAGGCCCCTTGAAGCAAGGCCTGAGACTATCACAGACCCCTGAGGAGATGGCAGCCAACCTCACAG TCCAATCAGAATCTGGTTGTGCCAATGCGGTGTCTGCAGCTCCTTGCCAGGCAGAACCCCAGCAATATGAAGTACAGTTTGGACGACTGAGAAGCTTTCTTACTG ATTCTGACTCCCAGCACAGCCATGAAGTTATGCCTCTCCTCTACCCCCTCTTTGTCTACCTCCACCTCAACCTGGTCCAGAGTGGCCCCAAGAGCACAGTGGAAAGCTTCTATAGCCGCTTCCATGGAATGTTCCTACAGAATGCAAGTCAGAAGGACATCATTGAGCAGCTGCAAACCACACAGACCATCCAGGACATTCTGTCAAACTTCCAGCTTCGTGCATTCCTGGACAACAAGTACGTGGTCCGTCTCCAGGAAGACAGCTACAACTACCTTATCCGCTACCTCCAAAGCGATAACAACACTGCCCTGTGCAAGGTGCTTGCCGTGCACATTCACCTGGATGTTCAGCCTGCCAAGAGGACAGACTATCAGCTGTATGCCAGTGGTGGCTCCTCCCGAAGTGAGAGCAGCGGCTTGGAGCCACCAGATGTGCCCAATCCAATTCTGCAAAATGAGGCTGCCCTGGAAGTCTTGCAGGAGAGTATCAAGAGGGTCAAGGATGGACCTCCCTCCCTCACCACCATCTGCTTCTATGCCTTCTATAACACAGAGCAGCTGCTGAATACTGCAGAGATCTCCTCTGATAGCAAACTTCTGGCTGCTGGGTTTGACAACTCCTGCATAAAGCTCTGGAGCTTGCGGTCCAAAAAGCTGAAATCAGAGCCCCACCAAGTGGACACATCTCGTATCCGTCTAGCTTGTGACACTCTGGAAGAGGAG GAGAATGAGGAAGATAATACAGGCACAGAGATGAAGATCCTTCGGGGACACTGTGGCCCAGTATACAGCACTCGGTTCCTCGCAGACAGCTCGGGGCTACTCTCTTGTTCTGAAGATATGTCCATCAGGTACTGGGACCTGGGGAGCTTCACCAACACTGTTCTGTATCAGGGACATGCCTACCCTGTGTGGGACGTGGACATCAGCCCCTATAGCCTGTATTTTGCCAGTGGGTCCCATGACCGTACCGCAAGGCTGTGGTCTTTTGATCGGACGTACCCACTGAGGATATATGCAGGACACCTGGCTGACGTGGACTGTGTCAAATTCCACCCCAACTCAAACTACTTGGCTACAGGTTCCACTGACAAAACTGTCCGGCTCTGGAGTGCCCAGCAGGGGAACTCAGTGCGGCTTTTCACAGGTCACCGAGGTCCCGTGCTTTCCCTTGCCTTTTCTCCCAACGGTAAGTACTTGGCATCTGCTGGTGAGGACCAGCGGTTAAAGCTGTGGGACTTGGCCTCTGGGACGCTTTTTAAAGAACTGAGAGGCCACACAGACAGTATCACCAGTCTGGCCTTTAGCCCAGACAGCGGTCtggttgcctctgcctccatggacAACTCTGTGCGTGTCTGGGACATCAGAAGCACGTGCTGTAACACACCTGCTGATGGCTCTTCGGGTGAGCTCGTGGGCGTGTACACCGGACAGATGAGCAACGTCCTGAGTGTACAGTTCATGGCCTGCAACCTCCTCCTGGTGACTGGAATCACACAAGAAAATCAAGAACATTAA
- the Taf5l gene encoding TAF5-like RNA polymerase II p300/CBP-associated factor-associated factor 65 kDa subunit 5L isoform X1, giving the protein MKRVRTEQVQVAVACYLRRRQYVDSEGPLKQGLRLSQTPEEMAANLTVQSESGCANAVSAAPCQAEPQQYEVQFGRLRSFLTADSDSQHSHEVMPLLYPLFVYLHLNLVQSGPKSTVESFYSRFHGMFLQNASQKDIIEQLQTTQTIQDILSNFQLRAFLDNKYVVRLQEDSYNYLIRYLQSDNNTALCKVLAVHIHLDVQPAKRTDYQLYASGGSSRSESSGLEPPDVPNPILQNEAALEVLQESIKRVKDGPPSLTTICFYAFYNTEQLLNTAEISSDSKLLAAGFDNSCIKLWSLRSKKLKSEPHQVDTSRIRLACDTLEEEENEEDNTGTEMKILRGHCGPVYSTRFLADSSGLLSCSEDMSIRYWDLGSFTNTVLYQGHAYPVWDVDISPYSLYFASGSHDRTARLWSFDRTYPLRIYAGHLADVDCVKFHPNSNYLATGSTDKTVRLWSAQQGNSVRLFTGHRGPVLSLAFSPNGKYLASAGEDQRLKLWDLASGTLFKELRGHTDSITSLAFSPDSGLVASASMDNSVRVWDIRSTCCNTPADGSSGELVGVYTGQMSNVLSVQFMACNLLLVTGITQENQEH; this is encoded by the exons ATGAAACGAGTGCGCACGGAGCAGGTTCAGGTGGCAGTGGCCTGCTACCTCAGACGTCGGCAGTACGTGGACTCAGAAGGCCCCTTGAAGCAAGGCCTGAGACTATCACAGACCCCTGAGGAGATGGCAGCCAACCTCACAG TCCAATCAGAATCTGGTTGTGCCAATGCGGTGTCTGCAGCTCCTTGCCAGGCAGAACCCCAGCAATATGAAGTACAGTTTGGACGACTGAGAAGCTTTCTTACTG CAGATTCTGACTCCCAGCACAGCCATGAAGTTATGCCTCTCCTCTACCCCCTCTTTGTCTACCTCCACCTCAACCTGGTCCAGAGTGGCCCCAAGAGCACAGTGGAAAGCTTCTATAGCCGCTTCCATGGAATGTTCCTACAGAATGCAAGTCAGAAGGACATCATTGAGCAGCTGCAAACCACACAGACCATCCAGGACATTCTGTCAAACTTCCAGCTTCGTGCATTCCTGGACAACAAGTACGTGGTCCGTCTCCAGGAAGACAGCTACAACTACCTTATCCGCTACCTCCAAAGCGATAACAACACTGCCCTGTGCAAGGTGCTTGCCGTGCACATTCACCTGGATGTTCAGCCTGCCAAGAGGACAGACTATCAGCTGTATGCCAGTGGTGGCTCCTCCCGAAGTGAGAGCAGCGGCTTGGAGCCACCAGATGTGCCCAATCCAATTCTGCAAAATGAGGCTGCCCTGGAAGTCTTGCAGGAGAGTATCAAGAGGGTCAAGGATGGACCTCCCTCCCTCACCACCATCTGCTTCTATGCCTTCTATAACACAGAGCAGCTGCTGAATACTGCAGAGATCTCCTCTGATAGCAAACTTCTGGCTGCTGGGTTTGACAACTCCTGCATAAAGCTCTGGAGCTTGCGGTCCAAAAAGCTGAAATCAGAGCCCCACCAAGTGGACACATCTCGTATCCGTCTAGCTTGTGACACTCTGGAAGAGGAG GAGAATGAGGAAGATAATACAGGCACAGAGATGAAGATCCTTCGGGGACACTGTGGCCCAGTATACAGCACTCGGTTCCTCGCAGACAGCTCGGGGCTACTCTCTTGTTCTGAAGATATGTCCATCAGGTACTGGGACCTGGGGAGCTTCACCAACACTGTTCTGTATCAGGGACATGCCTACCCTGTGTGGGACGTGGACATCAGCCCCTATAGCCTGTATTTTGCCAGTGGGTCCCATGACCGTACCGCAAGGCTGTGGTCTTTTGATCGGACGTACCCACTGAGGATATATGCAGGACACCTGGCTGACGTGGACTGTGTCAAATTCCACCCCAACTCAAACTACTTGGCTACAGGTTCCACTGACAAAACTGTCCGGCTCTGGAGTGCCCAGCAGGGGAACTCAGTGCGGCTTTTCACAGGTCACCGAGGTCCCGTGCTTTCCCTTGCCTTTTCTCCCAACGGTAAGTACTTGGCATCTGCTGGTGAGGACCAGCGGTTAAAGCTGTGGGACTTGGCCTCTGGGACGCTTTTTAAAGAACTGAGAGGCCACACAGACAGTATCACCAGTCTGGCCTTTAGCCCAGACAGCGGTCtggttgcctctgcctccatggacAACTCTGTGCGTGTCTGGGACATCAGAAGCACGTGCTGTAACACACCTGCTGATGGCTCTTCGGGTGAGCTCGTGGGCGTGTACACCGGACAGATGAGCAACGTCCTGAGTGTACAGTTCATGGCCTGCAACCTCCTCCTGGTGACTGGAATCACACAAGAAAATCAAGAACATTAA